Proteins found in one Ensifer canadensis genomic segment:
- the traF gene encoding conjugative transfer signal peptidase TraF has product MSRRGAVVFVTLTGSLMVALEGIGLVGGIRLNLTPSEPIGIWRIEPLSRAPLVGDLAFICPPPTPPIQEAWQRGYLRRGLCAGGFAPLIKTVVALPGQHVAIGDIVKIDGAVLDASRIRESDGQGRPIIPYSGGIVPPGHVFLHSSFASSYDSRYFGPIPDSGLLGLAKPILTFNP; this is encoded by the coding sequence ATGAGCAGGCGAGGTGCGGTCGTCTTCGTCACCCTCACCGGGAGCCTCATGGTGGCTCTTGAAGGGATCGGTCTTGTCGGCGGCATCAGGCTGAACCTGACGCCGAGCGAACCAATTGGAATCTGGCGCATCGAGCCTTTGAGCCGAGCCCCCCTCGTCGGGGATCTTGCGTTCATCTGCCCTCCGCCTACGCCGCCGATCCAGGAGGCATGGCAGCGCGGTTATCTCCGGCGCGGACTGTGCGCGGGCGGTTTTGCGCCCCTCATCAAGACCGTCGTAGCGCTTCCCGGCCAGCACGTCGCCATCGGCGACATCGTCAAGATCGACGGCGCTGTTCTCGACGCGTCCCGCATCCGCGAGAGCGACGGGCAGGGCCGTCCGATCATCCCCTATTCCGGGGGCATCGTGCCGCCGGGTCACGTGTTTCTCCACTCATCCTTTGCGAGCTCCTATGACTCCAGATATTTTGGACCGATCCCCGACAGCGGGCTCCTCGGACTTGCCAAGCCGATCCTCACCTTCAATCCCTAA
- a CDS encoding conjugal transfer protein TraB: MLIGVSIGVGTVAWSGNMTTLPVAMFFPLLWAKSSARLVAAAVSASYFLAASRGLPMGVANFYAADLWPGLLLWAMASAGFSLVHAVLWTGQPEKRRGVRYLLAMVLMGVPPFGIAGWAHPLTAAGVLFPGWGWFGLGATAILLVVMTGRRWQIAVAVLLGLYARSATDWTQPKVPDSWKGVDLALGQNLGREGALRYHRDLIATVRAEGEEARFVVLPESALGFWTPTIAHVWQHDLPGSGVTVIAGAAVIDAAGYDNVMVAISEAEARILYRERMPVPVSMWQPWRAWLGQRGGAHAHFFTNPVVELGGQRIAPLICYEQLIVWPVLQSMLHKPDMIVAAGNGWWTSGTSIIAIQNASTSAWARLFDLPLVTAFNSQAEE, from the coding sequence ATCTTGATTGGTGTGTCGATCGGGGTGGGCACGGTTGCCTGGAGCGGAAACATGACGACCCTCCCGGTCGCTATGTTCTTTCCATTGTTGTGGGCGAAGTCGTCAGCACGGCTGGTCGCGGCTGCCGTGTCAGCGAGCTATTTCCTCGCCGCTTCCCGCGGCTTGCCGATGGGTGTCGCAAACTTCTACGCCGCCGATCTCTGGCCGGGCCTCCTGCTTTGGGCGATGGCGTCTGCGGGCTTTTCCCTCGTGCATGCCGTGCTCTGGACAGGGCAGCCGGAAAAGAGAAGGGGCGTGCGGTATTTGCTCGCCATGGTTCTGATGGGTGTGCCGCCCTTCGGGATTGCCGGCTGGGCGCATCCGCTAACCGCGGCTGGAGTCCTGTTCCCGGGTTGGGGATGGTTTGGTCTTGGAGCGACCGCGATCCTGTTGGTCGTCATGACCGGTCGACGGTGGCAAATCGCGGTCGCAGTCCTGTTGGGACTATACGCCAGGTCCGCCACGGACTGGACGCAGCCAAAGGTACCAGACAGCTGGAAAGGGGTCGACCTTGCACTCGGGCAAAATCTCGGTCGAGAAGGCGCCCTGCGTTATCATCGTGACTTAATTGCAACCGTTCGTGCGGAGGGCGAAGAGGCCCGTTTCGTGGTTTTGCCTGAGAGCGCGCTTGGCTTCTGGACGCCGACCATTGCACACGTCTGGCAGCATGATTTGCCAGGATCCGGCGTCACCGTGATCGCAGGTGCGGCGGTCATCGATGCTGCCGGCTACGACAATGTCATGGTGGCTATCTCGGAAGCTGAGGCCCGTATCCTCTATCGCGAGCGCATGCCGGTCCCTGTTTCAATGTGGCAGCCGTGGCGGGCCTGGCTGGGTCAGCGCGGCGGCGCACACGCTCACTTTTTCACCAACCCCGTCGTCGAGCTCGGTGGCCAGAGGATCGCGCCGCTGATCTGCTACGAGCAACTCATCGTCTGGCCTGTCCTACAGTCGATGCTGCACAAGCCGGACATGATTGTCGCCGCCGGCAATGGCTGGTGGACATCGGGTACCTCGATCATCGCGATCCAGAACGCCAGCACTAGCGCCTGGGCCCGGCTGTTCGACTTGCCCCTCGTCACCGCCTTCAACTCCCAAGCAGAGGAATAG
- a CDS encoding TraH family protein translates to MVDAALIRQCADPGLKPAIVEKFIAQAGSDDPLAVTVRSGNRIILVPQAKTPEQAMALIGEYVGQAVVRVGITQYPAGLGIKDVWELKPDLVDACKNIRMGTVLFGKVYRIVTKWYGNAVDEAFEDAIISWQSGYFEGKAVFTAPDPGNVKLAEPRQDDPSIEPAADASAKPQDRGGPDDSKADGASDPNRAGMRIDLSGIGGSR, encoded by the coding sequence ATGGTCGATGCCGCTCTTATCCGGCAATGCGCCGATCCGGGTCTAAAGCCTGCCATCGTCGAAAAGTTCATCGCGCAAGCCGGATCCGACGATCCGCTTGCCGTGACGGTTCGCTCGGGCAACCGGATCATCCTCGTGCCTCAGGCGAAAACACCCGAGCAGGCGATGGCACTGATCGGCGAGTATGTCGGACAGGCTGTCGTACGTGTGGGAATCACGCAATATCCGGCCGGTCTGGGGATCAAGGATGTCTGGGAGTTGAAACCGGATCTTGTCGACGCTTGCAAGAATATCCGCATGGGAACGGTGCTGTTCGGAAAGGTCTACCGGATCGTCACCAAGTGGTACGGCAATGCCGTCGACGAAGCCTTCGAGGACGCCATCATTTCCTGGCAGAGCGGATATTTCGAGGGAAAGGCCGTGTTCACGGCCCCCGATCCTGGCAACGTAAAACTCGCCGAGCCAAGGCAAGACGACCCGAGCATCGAGCCGGCTGCGGATGCTAGTGCGAAGCCACAGGACCGAGGAGGCCCGGACGATTCGAAAGCCGACGGTGCAAGCGATCCAAACAGGGCAGGAATGCGCATCGATCTCTCCGGAATCGGAGGCTCGAGATAG
- a CDS encoding LuxR family transcriptional regulator, whose protein sequence is MENRQPSPLSWSLAILRRVSSRADLNVAIADIRERYHFAHLVFLVVRPANRADAYPFYCTTYPEEWTSLYLRKNYFEIDPVMELSRTGFLPADWSNLDRRSPGTRSFFKEASSFDIGRHGLTVPIRGPGGERSLFSVTSNLPGPEWRKLRVSSNYDLQILSHYLHEKVLSVSGLRQGGGYRKLSRREQECLQLLARGLVSKRIAARLQISENAVRLYLTLAKRKLDARTMYQAIARASFLEIIET, encoded by the coding sequence ATGGAAAATCGACAACCGTCGCCATTGTCATGGTCGCTGGCGATATTGCGAAGGGTAAGCAGCAGAGCGGATTTGAATGTCGCTATCGCCGATATTCGAGAGCGATACCATTTTGCTCATCTGGTCTTCTTGGTGGTCCGGCCAGCAAATCGGGCGGACGCCTATCCCTTCTATTGCACGACATATCCGGAGGAATGGACATCCCTTTATCTTCGAAAAAACTATTTCGAAATCGACCCTGTCATGGAACTCAGCCGCACCGGCTTTCTGCCCGCAGATTGGTCAAATCTCGATCGGAGATCCCCAGGAACCCGAAGTTTTTTCAAGGAGGCGTCGTCATTCGACATTGGCCGGCACGGTCTGACAGTTCCGATCAGAGGCCCGGGCGGCGAACGCAGCCTGTTTTCGGTGACGTCGAACCTGCCGGGGCCTGAGTGGCGGAAACTACGTGTATCGAGTAACTACGACCTTCAGATACTCTCCCATTATCTGCACGAGAAAGTGCTGTCTGTGTCGGGCCTGCGCCAAGGTGGCGGCTACCGGAAACTATCCCGGCGAGAACAGGAATGTCTTCAACTCCTGGCGCGCGGCCTCGTTTCGAAGCGCATCGCCGCGAGACTGCAGATTTCGGAGAATGCCGTGCGCCTCTACCTCACGTTAGCCAAACGCAAACTCGATGCCAGGACGATGTATCAGGCTATCGCAAGGGCAAGCTTCCTTGAAATAATCGAGACCTGA
- a CDS encoding class I SAM-dependent methyltransferase, protein MVDSKTIGAWRKAPRLNSFATFFEQTASGLGGAPDLGRPEPEMGLLSFDLACMTFWDTHRRLWGHFDSHYFASIPYRLEEECRLGAAIFSFAEKTWARGRRPATIYTLGAGAGTLARTLAKLGDGRLKTLNCSPTDGNRVSFFARRGSEDAHFYHGPFFELDDERYAEDETLQPFRDGYDVLLEDTTFQMYGRDRDNQTGFIAPRVRSNGVLVQVQKLVHGNTEAYLERERHKDEVFKSRFFTKRQIVEKKRGVLDTMFDFQVDLETSRSALRSYFRYAVVTWNSGNFYTIVSSNSLNSLRDFVTSMVKPAIPPEFCHEQLPQILVNDEKNPIPSDWAWRPPQSIDRET, encoded by the coding sequence ATGGTGGACAGCAAGACAATAGGCGCCTGGCGGAAGGCTCCGCGCCTCAATTCGTTTGCAACCTTCTTCGAACAAACGGCCAGCGGACTGGGAGGGGCGCCTGATCTGGGCAGGCCCGAACCTGAGATGGGTCTCCTGTCGTTCGATCTCGCTTGCATGACATTCTGGGATACGCACCGGCGTTTGTGGGGACATTTCGACAGCCACTATTTTGCAAGTATTCCCTATCGGCTGGAGGAGGAGTGTCGCCTGGGTGCCGCCATCTTCTCGTTTGCGGAAAAGACGTGGGCACGCGGCAGACGTCCTGCGACGATCTACACCCTGGGAGCTGGCGCCGGCACCCTTGCGAGGACACTGGCAAAGCTTGGTGACGGGCGCCTGAAAACCCTCAATTGCAGTCCCACAGACGGCAATCGCGTCAGCTTTTTCGCCAGGAGAGGTAGCGAGGATGCTCACTTTTACCACGGGCCGTTCTTCGAACTCGACGATGAGCGCTATGCGGAAGATGAAACTCTTCAGCCTTTCCGGGACGGATATGATGTCCTGCTCGAAGACACGACGTTCCAGATGTACGGGCGTGACAGGGACAATCAAACTGGCTTCATTGCGCCCCGTGTCCGTTCCAACGGCGTGTTGGTTCAGGTGCAAAAGCTCGTCCACGGAAACACGGAAGCCTATCTTGAGCGAGAGCGCCATAAGGACGAGGTGTTCAAGTCGAGGTTTTTTACCAAGAGGCAGATTGTCGAGAAGAAGCGTGGTGTTCTGGATACGATGTTCGATTTCCAGGTCGATCTGGAGACATCGCGATCTGCTCTCCGATCGTACTTCCGCTATGCCGTCGTCACGTGGAATAGCGGGAATTTCTATACGATCGTCTCCTCCAATTCCTTGAATTCGCTGCGAGACTTTGTCACTTCCATGGTGAAGCCGGCGATACCGCCAGAATTTTGCCACGAGCAGCTGCCGCAGATCCTCGTGAATGACGAGAAAAATCCGATCCCGTCAGACTGGGCGTGGCGACCGCCGCAGTCGATCGACCGCGAAACCTGA
- a CDS encoding GNAT family N-acetyltransferase, which produces MVVERVSIRRIAADEIDVFRSIRLEALRCEPASFASRFEDWQFLLDEEWRRRLNDPVFVAFSKCEPIGIMGLVRFRPHKMAHRATLLMVYLRECFRSTGLAKDLLDAVIDFARGEGVLQLELAVNAENPAALRFYRRHGFIEVGRIPCGLLDGDRGIEDVIMVRRLRG; this is translated from the coding sequence ATGGTTGTGGAGCGAGTATCGATCAGGCGAATTGCCGCTGACGAGATCGATGTTTTCCGGAGCATTCGGCTAGAAGCCCTTCGTTGTGAACCGGCTTCCTTCGCGAGCCGATTTGAGGATTGGCAATTCCTCCTTGATGAGGAGTGGCGCCGAAGGCTGAATGATCCTGTCTTTGTCGCGTTCAGCAAATGCGAGCCCATTGGCATTATGGGGCTCGTGCGTTTCCGCCCGCACAAGATGGCCCATCGCGCCACCCTTTTGATGGTTTATCTGCGCGAATGTTTTCGCAGCACAGGTCTTGCCAAAGATCTTCTGGATGCTGTGATCGACTTTGCAAGAGGCGAGGGAGTTTTGCAGCTGGAACTCGCTGTCAACGCCGAAAATCCCGCGGCCTTGCGCTTCTACCGGCGCCATGGATTTATCGAGGTTGGCCGGATCCCCTGTGGACTGCTGGACGGTGACAGGGGAATCGAGGACGTCATCATGGTGCGGCGACTGCGCGGATGA
- a CDS encoding helix-turn-helix transcriptional regulator: MARWKKPTKEEILEHRRNLAEQARQGALRLPGAVVEIRKSFGMTQEEFSKTLGLTRRQVAEIEAGTANPTLETLDKIGRLFGFAVGFVPRTPREDAAKSPFN; this comes from the coding sequence ATGGCCCGCTGGAAAAAACCCACGAAAGAAGAAATCCTGGAGCACCGCCGGAATTTGGCCGAGCAGGCGCGTCAGGGTGCGCTGCGCCTGCCGGGCGCTGTGGTGGAGATCCGCAAGAGCTTTGGGATGACACAAGAAGAGTTCTCCAAAACCCTCGGTCTTACGCGGCGGCAAGTCGCCGAAATCGAAGCTGGCACCGCAAACCCGACACTTGAAACACTGGACAAGATCGGCCGCCTGTTCGGATTTGCTGTCGGTTTTGTGCCAAGAACGCCGCGTGAGGACGCCGCGAAATCGCCGTTCAACTGA
- a CDS encoding type II toxin-antitoxin system HipA family toxin has translation MRLTLQIHFSGEWHQAATLEIRDDDTGYQGASIVDYDLDYFIAAASQEFALGKTVCDLRALSVRYPVDLENRYGRHWPPFLLDLMPQGHARRKLAEHLGLVEASRASDLPLLLRSATGGIGNVRIRQAADAEAERLHDVQRMGVTEADILERSDRFMEVADRFGMLASGSSGLQGEWPKVSMTQASDGLYYPDSFVADDEAMRHVIVKLVRSTEPVDRLILEGEALYSRIAEAIGLNVSEVSTYADGVLIIPRFDRKKGKNGQTVRLGQESLVSAIGVADFGHIGSHEIYIDVLKRYSSDPFADIVEYLKRDIANLALGNPDNHGRNSALSKHPDGRIRLSPLFDFAPMRLAKEGIIRSTRWASMRDAGRDHLPDWKLICAELMPDPDEQARLITALGQFAERLRQAPQIAKDIGAPPEILDRAMSRCIEIADSVSVACA, from the coding sequence ATGCGATTAACGCTTCAAATCCATTTTAGTGGTGAGTGGCATCAAGCTGCTACACTCGAGATACGCGACGACGATACTGGCTATCAAGGCGCGTCGATCGTTGACTATGACCTCGACTATTTCATTGCGGCGGCGTCCCAAGAATTCGCGCTAGGCAAAACGGTCTGCGACCTTCGCGCGCTGTCGGTCCGCTATCCGGTGGACCTCGAAAACCGATATGGCCGTCATTGGCCTCCTTTCCTTCTGGATCTGATGCCGCAGGGACATGCAAGGCGGAAGCTTGCTGAACATCTTGGGCTCGTCGAAGCGTCTCGCGCGTCCGATCTTCCTCTGCTTCTTCGATCGGCGACGGGCGGAATCGGCAATGTTCGAATCAGGCAAGCGGCGGACGCGGAAGCAGAGCGTTTGCACGATGTACAGCGCATGGGTGTTACCGAGGCGGATATTCTGGAGCGTTCGGACCGCTTCATGGAAGTCGCCGATCGTTTCGGAATGCTCGCCTCCGGCTCAAGCGGTCTTCAGGGCGAGTGGCCGAAAGTGTCGATGACCCAAGCGAGCGACGGACTATACTACCCTGACAGCTTCGTCGCCGACGACGAGGCAATGCGTCATGTCATCGTCAAACTGGTTCGTAGCACTGAACCAGTTGATCGTCTGATTCTCGAAGGTGAAGCACTCTATTCCCGAATTGCTGAGGCAATCGGCCTGAATGTCAGCGAGGTCTCAACCTATGCGGATGGCGTCCTGATCATCCCTCGTTTCGATCGGAAAAAGGGGAAGAATGGCCAGACGGTACGCCTTGGGCAGGAAAGTCTGGTGTCTGCCATTGGCGTTGCCGATTTCGGCCATATCGGCTCGCACGAAATCTATATCGACGTTCTGAAGCGATATTCGTCCGATCCGTTCGCTGACATAGTCGAATACCTGAAGCGCGACATTGCCAACCTGGCGCTCGGCAATCCCGACAATCATGGCCGGAACTCGGCATTGAGCAAGCATCCTGACGGAAGGATCCGGCTGTCGCCGCTATTCGATTTCGCACCCATGCGACTGGCCAAGGAAGGAATTATTCGTTCCACGCGCTGGGCTTCCATGCGCGATGCAGGCCGCGATCACCTTCCGGATTGGAAACTGATCTGCGCCGAGCTTATGCCCGATCCGGATGAACAGGCGCGCCTCATAACCGCGCTCGGCCAATTTGCCGAACGCTTGAGGCAGGCGCCGCAAATTGCCAAAGACATCGGCGCACCGCCCGAAATTCTCGATCGGGCGATGAGCCGCTGCATTGAGATAGCGGACAGCGTTTCAGTGGCCTGCGCGTGA
- a CDS encoding type II toxin-antitoxin system VapC family toxin, translating into MSKLYMLDTSIVSELVRNPHGAVARRIAEVGPDAVCVSIITAAELRYGSAKKGSAKLSAQIEAILGSIPVLPLDVPADTEYGGIRAELEAGGKPIGPNDLFIAAHAYALEAVLVTANTGEFNRVRSLRVENWLE; encoded by the coding sequence TTGAGCAAGCTCTACATGCTGGATACCAGTATCGTGTCCGAGCTTGTGCGAAACCCGCACGGCGCTGTCGCAAGACGCATCGCCGAAGTTGGGCCAGATGCAGTTTGCGTCAGCATCATTACGGCCGCAGAGTTGCGTTATGGCAGCGCCAAAAAAGGATCGGCAAAGTTATCGGCGCAGATCGAGGCCATCCTTGGAAGCATACCAGTACTCCCACTCGATGTTCCTGCCGATACCGAGTACGGCGGCATCCGTGCTGAACTGGAGGCCGGTGGCAAGCCCATCGGCCCAAACGACCTGTTCATAGCGGCCCATGCCTATGCGCTAGAGGCAGTGCTGGTAACCGCCAATACTGGAGAGTTTAACCGTGTCCGCTCCCTTCGAGTCGAAAACTGGCTTGAATGA
- a CDS encoding antitoxin, whose amino-acid sequence MPHLRNHESTPAREAKLFRNNKSQAVRIPADFEFSGDRVMIHREGDRLIIEPVRRKNLLDVLASLEPLGPDDQFPDIDDTLLPVKEIDL is encoded by the coding sequence ATGCCCCATCTCCGCAACCACGAATCCACACCGGCACGAGAAGCCAAGCTCTTCCGCAATAATAAGAGCCAGGCAGTCCGTATCCCTGCTGACTTTGAGTTTTCTGGTGACCGGGTGATGATACATCGCGAGGGAGATCGGCTTATCATCGAGCCGGTGCGCCGGAAGAATCTGCTTGATGTTTTGGCCAGTCTGGAACCGCTCGGACCGGATGATCAGTTTCCTGATATCGATGATACCTTGTTGCCGGTGAAGGAAATTGATCTTTGA
- a CDS encoding helix-turn-helix transcriptional regulator, producing the protein MNGITGAQIRAARALLRWTAEDLAKAASIGVTTIRRSESEDGQPSITAANLKLIRITLEDAGIEFIARNGGGVGVRFKKPE; encoded by the coding sequence ATGAATGGAATAACCGGAGCTCAAATTAGGGCGGCGAGGGCGCTGCTTCGATGGACCGCAGAAGATCTCGCGAAGGCTGCAAGTATTGGCGTCACGACGATACGCCGCTCAGAATCGGAAGACGGACAACCATCAATTACAGCAGCAAACCTGAAACTGATCAGGATAACTCTAGAGGATGCCGGCATCGAATTCATCGCACGCAATGGCGGCGGCGTCGGGGTGAGATTCAAGAAGCCGGAATGA
- a CDS encoding ABC transporter substrate-binding protein translates to MKLRNPLRSFLPSALLIVLAVWSVPLGPAQAQELRIATSYKLMTLDPHYANLNENTSLLSHIYERLVYQDERLDLKPGLAVSWRAMSGTQWEFKLREHVRFHDGSPFTADDVVYTIERIRDFLKPPSGGFRSYVSEIKAVSASDPLTVVIDTNSNVPNLPLSFSSIFVMHRPGQGFQTTEELNAGSPPDGTGPYKFESWSSGEMLKLTRNDDYWGRRPAWSAVTFRIIENPAARVAALTTGDVDLADAIPARDVASLKQRGAKIESVSAARVNFLQFNLERETVPGVTGKSGEQIANPFKNPLVRRALAMATDRGILVDKILAGYGTAAAQVFPGGLPGTSENLKPEAPNYDEAKALLAKAGFPNGFNVVLAGPTGRYPGDGESLQAIAQSWARIGVSVQPAAFPFSVFNTKRASGDYVVWYGGTSGEAVDIILHALLASPNPERGTGALNFGHYRNEAFDAMLAKAESIQEGPERNKALADATDVVMADQPIIPLYHFHHIVGYGPRVGSYVMHPRGWTTAMQTLPATE, encoded by the coding sequence ATGAAACTGAGAAATCCGTTGCGTTCGTTTTTGCCGTCCGCGTTGCTGATCGTGCTTGCGGTCTGGAGTGTTCCTTTGGGGCCGGCACAGGCACAGGAGCTTCGCATCGCGACGTCCTACAAGCTGATGACGCTCGACCCGCATTACGCAAATCTCAACGAGAATACCTCGTTGCTCTCCCATATCTACGAGCGTCTGGTCTACCAGGACGAGCGCCTCGACCTGAAGCCCGGCCTTGCCGTTTCCTGGCGGGCGATGTCTGGCACGCAATGGGAATTTAAACTGCGGGAACATGTCCGCTTTCATGATGGTTCGCCGTTTACCGCAGACGATGTCGTCTACACGATCGAGCGGATCCGGGATTTCCTCAAACCACCAAGCGGCGGCTTTCGATCCTATGTCAGCGAGATCAAAGCAGTTTCGGCGTCCGACCCTCTCACCGTCGTCATCGATACGAACAGCAATGTCCCCAACCTGCCGCTGTCGTTTTCCTCGATCTTCGTTATGCATCGGCCGGGGCAGGGGTTCCAGACCACCGAGGAACTCAACGCCGGCAGCCCTCCCGACGGCACAGGGCCTTACAAGTTCGAGAGCTGGAGTTCCGGCGAGATGCTGAAGCTCACGAGGAATGACGACTATTGGGGCCGCAGGCCCGCCTGGTCGGCGGTGACGTTCCGGATCATCGAGAACCCGGCGGCGCGGGTGGCGGCGTTGACCACCGGAGATGTCGATCTTGCGGATGCCATTCCGGCACGGGACGTGGCTTCGCTCAAACAGCGAGGTGCCAAGATCGAGAGCGTCAGTGCGGCGCGCGTCAATTTCCTGCAGTTCAACTTGGAAAGAGAGACCGTTCCCGGCGTGACCGGCAAATCCGGCGAGCAGATCGCCAACCCCTTCAAGAATCCCTTGGTCCGCCGCGCGCTTGCGATGGCAACGGATCGCGGCATTCTCGTCGACAAGATCCTCGCCGGTTACGGAACGGCCGCGGCACAGGTTTTCCCGGGCGGTCTTCCGGGCACTTCGGAAAATCTGAAGCCGGAGGCCCCCAACTACGATGAAGCGAAAGCGCTTCTCGCAAAGGCTGGATTTCCGAACGGCTTCAACGTTGTTCTCGCCGGACCTACCGGCCGTTATCCCGGCGACGGCGAGAGTCTCCAGGCGATCGCGCAAAGCTGGGCCCGTATCGGGGTCAGCGTCCAGCCTGCCGCCTTTCCATTTTCGGTCTTCAATACCAAGCGTGCTAGCGGCGACTATGTCGTCTGGTACGGCGGCACATCCGGCGAGGCGGTCGACATCATTCTCCACGCTCTCCTGGCCTCGCCAAATCCCGAACGTGGGACCGGCGCCTTGAACTTCGGGCACTATCGCAACGAGGCTTTTGACGCGATGCTTGCGAAGGCGGAAAGCATCCAGGAAGGCCCCGAGCGGAACAAGGCGCTCGCCGACGCGACGGATGTCGTGATGGCCGACCAGCCGATCATCCCGCTCTATCACTTCCATCATATCGTCGGTTACGGCCCGCGGGTTGGCTCCTATGTGATGCATCCACGCGGCTGGACGACCGCGATGCAGACGCTTCCAGCGACGGAGTGA
- a CDS encoding ABC transporter permease, translating into MPLISSALGRLGQAFLLLLAMSLIGFIGIHSIGNPVFNIVNIETATPEDIQRATVALGLDQPIWRQYFLFIGNVVQGNFGTSYIYHLPALKLVMSKLPATLELACIAMLIAAPAGTGVGLLAGRRKGTLLDRTVLRSSVFALSVPSFWLSMMLILTGAILTGWFPSGGRGATASFLGQEWSVLTWDGLWHMVLPVLALAIPNIALIARLSRSGTIEVESLDFTRFCRAKGLSSRRILLRHTLPNISMPIVTIIGLQFGGMLAFAVVVESIFSWPGVGKLLIDSIQLLDRPVVMATLTFISVAFVALNAFVDLFHAVLDPRVRLAS; encoded by the coding sequence ATGCCCTTGATTTCATCTGCATTGGGAAGACTGGGCCAAGCCTTCCTTCTCCTCCTTGCGATGTCGTTGATCGGATTCATCGGCATTCACAGCATCGGCAATCCGGTCTTCAACATCGTCAATATCGAAACCGCCACACCTGAGGATATCCAGCGAGCGACCGTCGCGCTGGGACTGGATCAGCCGATCTGGCGCCAGTACTTCCTCTTCATCGGCAACGTCGTCCAGGGAAACTTCGGGACCTCATACATCTATCATTTGCCGGCCCTCAAGCTGGTCATGAGCAAGCTTCCCGCGACCCTCGAGCTCGCATGTATCGCGATGCTCATCGCGGCTCCGGCCGGAACAGGAGTGGGGCTCCTGGCCGGCCGGAGGAAGGGCACGCTGCTCGACCGGACTGTTCTCAGATCGAGTGTATTCGCACTGAGCGTTCCATCATTCTGGCTGAGCATGATGCTGATCCTCACCGGCGCCATCCTGACAGGCTGGTTTCCATCCGGGGGCAGGGGTGCGACGGCAAGTTTCCTCGGGCAGGAATGGAGCGTCCTTACATGGGACGGGTTGTGGCACATGGTTCTTCCCGTGCTTGCGCTCGCGATCCCGAACATTGCGCTTATCGCGCGGCTTTCACGATCGGGCACGATCGAAGTCGAGAGCCTGGATTTTACGAGGTTTTGCCGTGCGAAGGGGCTTTCTTCACGAAGGATCCTGCTCCGCCACACCCTGCCGAACATCAGCATGCCGATCGTGACGATCATCGGCCTGCAATTCGGCGGCATGCTCGCCTTTGCGGTGGTGGTGGAATCGATTTTCTCGTGGCCGGGCGTCGGCAAGCTCCTGATCGACTCCATCCAGCTTCTCGATAGGCCGGTGGTCATGGCGACACTGACCTTCATCTCGGTCGCGTTTGTGGCCCTGAATGCCTTTGTCGACCTCTTCCATGCCGTGCTCGACCCTCGCGTGCGCCTGGCCTCATAA